The Candidatus Hydrogenedentota bacterium region CAGCCTTTTGCCACGGGCTGCTAGACGGCCTCATGGACGCGCATTTGCTGTGCGGCGGCCCTGAACAAGTCGCGCCGGTCCTTGTCGGAACGCCTCGCCAGTTCACGCATGGGACCCGCCCTCCCCGGGACGCGGTCTGGCGCCCTGCAGGCAGACTGGAAGGGCCCGAACATTTCCCACGACAGGAGAAGTTCGGGCCCTCTTTTGGGAAGGGAGCTGACCGCTGCGGTCACGCGCCGTCGGCGGGTTGTTTGTCAGTCTTCCTCGAACAGATCCTCCGTATTCGAATCCGGGGGGGTGTCTTCCTCGGAGCGGCACAGGCTCTTGAGTCCGAACCCGAGAGTGAGTTCGTTATGGACCTTCTCGGCGAGGGCCAGGGCGCCGAGGAGGAGGTGGCGGGCAGACTCGTTGGTGAGGAATCGGGAATCCAGGTGGCCGCAGACGCCGACCGTATCTTCATAAGCCCAGACCTTGGCGGGCAGGTTTTCGAAGGCGGTGCTAAGGATTGAGCGGTACAGTTCGTCGGAAGGATAGGCGGGAAGATCACACAGCTCGGCTTGGCAATACAGGCACACGCCCCCTTCGAGGGTGGGCTCAAATCCGGTCTCAAGGACGATATCCTTGTGGAAAAGGAAAAAGCTTCTTCGGTCCGGTCGAGAAACGTGGAACTCACGCAGGGTGTCAAGATCGAGCAGCAGACTGGTCAGTCGTCCCAGCAACCTTCTCTCCAAACGGGGATCTATGGTAAGGAACTTGTCGCCCGGATCCCCGCCGTGAGCGTTCCGGGGCAGGTCGATCCCGGTGCCGGCATCCTCCTCCGGCAGGTCCATCCATCGCAAGTGGGCGTTCTTCAGCACGACGGCACGAACACGCTCGGGGACACTATATGGACGAATGCGGGAGAAGGCGGTGCGCCGGTACTGCTCAACCGGGTCCAATGAACCCTCTGGTTCCGAAAGGCTCCAGAAGGTTCCCGTCTCCGTAACTTCGTCGCCGTGCCACGGTCGAACACCGAACCGCGCCACAAGGGAGACCGTGGTCGCCTTGGCTGCCCGCAGGAGCTCACGGGCCACGTGCAGGACAAGCTTGTCCGTCAGTTCTTCTGCGGGCAGGGTTCCCACAAGGGAAACCTGTCCGTTTTCCACTCGCCTGCTGAAAGGCCCCTCGTACCCCGAAGGCTCCAGCAGTCTCTCGTAGAACAGGGTCCGGTCCCCCTGCGGCACGCCGCATACGGGGGAGGCGAAGTGCAGACGGAGGCCCTCCCCAGGCGACACTTTGTACCAGAAGGAGGCTGTCGTCCCCCCCTCATCCCACACCGTAACGACATCGTCGTCGTCCAAAACCGCGGTCACTCCGGATCGGGGGAATGCCTTCAGGCACATCTCGAGCCGTCCGACCAGTCGTTCCAGCAACTCCGCATCCGATGCTGAACATTCTTCTCTCATCCAGGCCATACCATCATCCTCCATTGTTCGCCCGAGGTATCATTTTTCCGGGCAGTTTCAGTTCCGTAGTGGCCGCCTCAAAGCACAATGCATTGATTCAGCGGCCCGCCGTTTCCAGCGTTCCCCCCAATATAGAACCGGCACTTGCAAAACGACCCAGTATTTGAAACTCGGACACTCCAGGAGCCTGTCGGAAGGTGTTTCGGGAGCCGTCGCATCAATTTCTCACGCCCCTGTCATTGGTCCATCTCTTGCGGGCGTTCCGGGCTTGCGCTGTGGGGGACGGGGAATCCGCCTGGAATGAAGCTTCCATTAGGAGGGCGAGGACTTTGGCGGGGTCGAGATTCTTGAGGAGTCCCAGGAGGCTCTTGCGGAGGGGACTACGATACGTTCCATTTGTCGTTGTATCTCATTTTCTGTTGCGTTTGTATATCGCTTTCCCCCGCCTGATACTCCGGCCCCTGCAGCGCCCACCTAAGCTGATATTCTGCAGATGCCTCCGTCGCGTACCACAGAGAACAACCGCGGCGATTCCCTTTTCGAATGAATTGCTTGGGGCGGCCCGGCAGTATGGGCACCCGTCCTTAGTGTTCCGATTCGGTCCCTCCGCGGCAAACCGACGCTCCTTCTGCGCCCTAAAGAAATCGTCATGGGGCATGACTTCCCCATAGCGATGGATTTCGACTTAAGCGGGCGGCAGAAAGGGAACCACGTGGGCCCCATGAACGTGAGGTTATGTCAACGGGCCATCAAGGTGGAGGGTTACTTGTATTGAGTGTCCACAAGCCTTCCGTATCTTCCGGAACAGGGAAGCCCGCTTCGAGATTTGTGCGGGTTCAGTTTCATATCCCGGTTCTTGCGCCGGAAACGCTTGCGACAAAAGGGGCATTCAATCACGTAGACGGTTTTGCCGAAGCGGCCACCGGGCGGTGTGTGTCTCAATGGCTTTTCCACCGACCGGCGTGCTTTTGGCGCCTAAATGGGGCCAACGCTCGAGATCTTAACCTGGTAGACCGGTTTGAAGGGCTGCCTCGTTGCCTCCACGCTCTGAATTTGGTCAACACGGTAGGCTCGGTGCTCGCGGTTGTCCACACGGACCGCGTGAAGCACCAAGTGGCCGTCCCGTGTCCGGCGCAGGGAATATGGCTCGATGATCCGCTGCGCGCCCTCGTATCCCAACTTCACACACAAATGGTTCGCTGCGGCGAAACGGATGGTCTCCAGAGGAACGGGGGCATGCCACACCTGCATCGGCACGGCGGCCCCTGAGCGAACCGGGGCCTCCTCGTCTGACGCGAAACGCATTTGGGGAAGCGCGGGCACCTTGATAACCGTCTCCAGCCAGGCGAAGAGGTCCCCAATCTCATTCCAGAAGGCCTCGAGCGGGGGCAGCACGGGCAGCTGGTGGGCCAGCATGTTCGACCATTCCGATTCAAGCGCCTCTCGGTTGGCCTCCGTCCTGACCGAATCCAACGTGGGAACCGGGATACCCTTGGCCTGACACTTCTCCGCCAGGACTGTCCTGATTATTGCGGCATGCGCATTGGGTTCCAAGTGGCGAAAAAGGTTGATGATGTCGTAGAGATCCCGGGGACGCCCGCGTTCGCCCATGGCACGTATTTTCTCCGCAAACACCTCCTCAAAGCAGTAGCAGCAAACGGTTGCAGGTTCCGGCAGCGCGTCGGGGTATGAATGATGTATGCGGCGTTGAACCGTTGGCCGGACCACTTTCTCCGATGCGCTTAGGTCTACCTTCACGCTGGCGACCTTGGTTGCCCCGCGGGGACCTTGATAGTAAACGCGGCCTTCCGTGTATAAGCCCGAATCATGCCCCTTGAGGAGAAAATCCCTGCCCCTGAAATCGAGTCCCGACGCTTCCGTGACCCGCTCCAAGACGGCCCTCAAGATCGGCGCAAGTTCGGCAGGTTCGATGAGACCGCCGGGAAGGACCGTGAAATCCAGATCCTCCGAGAACCGGTAGGTCTCGATGTGGCATTTCTTCAAACATGTGCCGCCTTTGAACGCCCACTTGGTCCCCAGAGTATCGTCGGCGCCAATGCCCCAAAGAAGCCATCCGAGGACGTAGTCCTTCTCCACGATATCGTCGCGCAGCGACCATTCCCGTACGCGTTCATCGAGGTCAAACCGGCTGATCATGTGGGTTCTCCACCGCTTTTGATTTCCACATTCACCCTGA contains the following coding sequences:
- a CDS encoding YbjN domain-containing protein, whose translation is MAWMREECSASDAELLERLVGRLEMCLKAFPRSGVTAVLDDDDVVTVWDEGGTTASFWYKVSPGEGLRLHFASPVCGVPQGDRTLFYERLLEPSGYEGPFSRRVENGQVSLVGTLPAEELTDKLVLHVARELLRAAKATTVSLVARFGVRPWHGDEVTETGTFWSLSEPEGSLDPVEQYRRTAFSRIRPYSVPERVRAVVLKNAHLRWMDLPEEDAGTGIDLPRNAHGGDPGDKFLTIDPRLERRLLGRLTSLLLDLDTLREFHVSRPDRRSFFLFHKDIVLETGFEPTLEGGVCLYCQAELCDLPAYPSDELYRSILSTAFENLPAKVWAYEDTVGVCGHLDSRFLTNESARHLLLGALALAEKVHNELTLGFGLKSLCRSEEDTPPDSNTEDLFEED
- a CDS encoding WYL domain-containing protein, whose product is MISRFDLDERVREWSLRDDIVEKDYVLGWLLWGIGADDTLGTKWAFKGGTCLKKCHIETYRFSEDLDFTVLPGGLIEPAELAPILRAVLERVTEASGLDFRGRDFLLKGHDSGLYTEGRVYYQGPRGATKVASVKVDLSASEKVVRPTVQRRIHHSYPDALPEPATVCCYCFEEVFAEKIRAMGERGRPRDLYDIINLFRHLEPNAHAAIIRTVLAEKCQAKGIPVPTLDSVRTEANREALESEWSNMLAHQLPVLPPLEAFWNEIGDLFAWLETVIKVPALPQMRFASDEEAPVRSGAAVPMQVWHAPVPLETIRFAAANHLCVKLGYEGAQRIIEPYSLRRTRDGHLVLHAVRVDNREHRAYRVDQIQSVEATRQPFKPVYQVKISSVGPI